In Drechmeria coniospora strain ARSEF 6962 chromosome 03, whole genome shotgun sequence, the DNA window GTCTGCAGCTAGCCGAACTTCTGCATCTCCGGCGCAGAGTACGTCGGGCACGGACAAGTTGTCAAGGATCTTGACCATGATGCCTTCGCATTTGCTCTCCGTGGCCGACTTGAAGAACTCCAAGACATTTTCGGAATCTCCCGATGTAGCATCGAGGCTCCTCACCCAAGTAAAACGGTGAGGAACCTCGATAAACAAGGAGCGCAGCAGTTCTCTTCGCTCCCGAAAGGGACGATCGAGGAGGGGCTGTCCGTTGAGATACATGAGATCAAATGCGAAGAAGCATACATCGATCTTGATGCTTCCGATGGCGACATCTTTTCGTGCGCGATTTGTGAGTGTCTGAAAATTTTTGAGATCACCGGATTCTCGATCAATGGCGACGACTTCGCCTTCCATGATGAAGCTGCTGACGCCCGAGCCTCGAATCGTGGGCACCAATTCGACGAGATCGGGATACTTTTCCGTCATGAGTTCCAGATGCCGGGAAAAGATGGACACGGTGCCCTTCTCGTCGCAATGCACCTGCGCTCTTTGCCCGTCGTATTTAAACTCGCAAGCGAAGTCACGCCCTTGAAGTTTGGTCAGCATCTCCGACAAGTCCCGTGTGATGCTTCCCAGCATTGGCCGCAGCGGGATGTGGAGGGTTAAGCCACAGCGAACCAGCAACTCCTCCGTCACGCCAATCTCTAGAAGTACCGGGATGATGTCGTTGTAGTTGGGTCGTTTTGCAAAGCAGGCCTTGACAAGCTCCTCGGGTCTGCTCCAGACTTCAGCTAGTTCCTCCTTCTTTAACTTGGCAAGTTCAGAAGTTGGCTGCAGTTGGAAGTCGGCCCCAGGTGGTCGAGATAGCAAGAATGCCCTTGAGAGCGCAATGAGCATGGTTGTTTTGACGGCGCCGATTCTCAGCTAAGCAGAGTTAGCCAACATCAGAGGAGGACGCGTATGGGGAGTCAGCCGTACATGTTGGCACAGTGTCCGAACGATGAATCGGCTCTCTTCGCCTCCTCTCGCATCTTGAAGCATTCGATCCACAATGCGTTGCTTCGCTTCATTGCTTCCTTGCCCTTGGGTTGTGGCAATCTTGGTCAATGACTGATAGACATCCTTGATGGTGAGTGGCTTTGGTTTTCGGAGTGTGAAGCTTTgcttcttcttggcctcgaAAGCGACATCTCCAGCGTCACCGTGCTTGTCGTATATGGCTTTCAATGTCCGATTGTCAAGACCGCATACTTTTCTAAGGGCTTTGGAGATGGCCGACCCTCCTAGACCGAGTTCCAAAGACTTATATGGCGGAGATATTGAGTTGGTAGCAAGCCAAACCTGCTCGCGTCAGAAGCGTTGATGTTGACGGCAACGCAGCCAGAGGAACTTACGGCTGGCAGCAGACTCGAAGGATCTCCTTCAATTAGCAGTCTCAAACAATTAACAAGAGTGTCCACGATTTTGATgcgactcgtcgtcgcacCAACCAACACAAAGCAGCGGGTGAGCAAGCCATACGACGCATGTCCGTCCAAACTCGACCAAGCCTGTACCAATTGCGGTATATATTTTGACGGCTCAAAGGAAAGTGGCGATTCATCAAGCGGGAGAGAGGAAGTGAGGATATCTTCGGCCGTGCCAGTGGATTGAAGTGTGAGAATAGTGTCCGGCTTCCCGGCCGTCGATCGCGCCGCTTCTTCCTGCTGTATCAAAGCAGGACTGGTCACAGATTTTGGCTTTTCATGTAATTCAGGACCTTGACTTGACAAATTTGAACGATCCTCCTTAGCACCCGTTTCGCTTTGGGATCCGGACCAGGTTTCTCGCGTCACCTCTCGGTCGAATTCGGCCTGCAGCTTGCGAGCCAGTTCCTCGTCCGTAAGCTGGGTAGAGATACCACTCGGTTCTCCATCGTCAACTGGAATCTCAGTGTGTATGTCACTCTTCTTCTGTTTGGAAAAGAAGTACTCGAGCCCCTTGGGCTCCGAAAGTCCAGGCTTGGTACCATTGTTGAGCTTCCTCTTCTTAACTGGACTGGGCATGAAGGGCAAGACTGGAACTTAAAGTACCCTCGAGGGCAGTCCCGAAGAAAAAGGCAGAGAGGGGCCGATGCGCAGTGTCCGGCACGGCCCAAACGAGATTGTCGGGCGGACGCGAGATGGATGACGATGTCAACGCGATGCCACGTGACCACGTCATTATGACTGTGACGGCTCTTGCC includes these proteins:
- a CDS encoding DNA ligase I, with translation MPSPVKKRKLNNGTKPGLSEPKGLEYFFSKQKKSDIHTEIPVDDGEPSGISTQLTDEELARKLQAEFDREVTRETWSGSQSETGAKEDRSNLSSQGPELHEKPKSVTSPALIQQEEAARSTAGKPDTILTLQSTGTAEDILTSSLPLDESPLSFEPSKYIPQLVQAWSSLDGHASYGLLTRCFVLVGATTSRIKIVDTLVNCLRLLIEGDPSSLLPAVWLATNSISPPYKSLELGLGGSAISKALRKVCGLDNRTLKAIYDKHGDAGDVAFEAKKKQSFTLRKPKPLTIKDVYQSLTKIATTQGQGSNEAKQRIVDRMLQDARGGEESRFIVRTLCQHLRIGAVKTTMLIALSRAFLLSRPPGADFQLQPTSELAKLKKEELAEVWSRPEELVKACFAKRPNYNDIIPVLLEIGVTEELLVRCGLTLHIPLRPMLGSITRDLSEMLTKLQGRDFACEFKYDGQRAQVHCDEKGTVSIFSRHLELMTEKYPDLVELVPTIRGSGVSSFIMEGEVVAIDRESGDLKNFQTLTNRARKDVAIGSIKIDVCFFAFDLMYLNGQPLLDRPFRERRELLRSLFIEVPHRFTWVRSLDATSGDSENVLEFFKSATESKCEGIMVKILDNLSVPDVLCAGDAEVRLAADGEKLLLPKSRSKSKKSNIAAAATGEGEEKRVKGRRKALLATYEPDKRLDAWLKVKKDYNSCFETLDLIPVAGWHGQGRKAKWWSPILLAVRNEESGMLEVVCKCISGFTDAFYKANKEFYDDGKVSGECKNTRTLKPSYVEYTGPGPDVWFEPQEVWETAFADITLSPTYRAAIGLVSDERGLSLRFPRFLKRREDKGIDEASTNEFLARLWRKQEARATTDGQTKVEADDDIDEE